Part of the Drosophila pseudoobscura strain MV-25-SWS-2005 chromosome 2, UCI_Dpse_MV25, whole genome shotgun sequence genome, AACTGTGCCTGgtgaaaatattgaaatgcCTCGCCCTGCCGGACCAGCTGGCCATGCTCCAGACCTTCCAGCGGTGTCGCCCGCTCCTGGGGCGCATCTGGCGCTCGCAACTGACCGAGATTGAGCTCAATCTGCTGGAGGTGCCGCTGCACAAGGACGACTTCGACTTCCTCCTGACCAACGGCCGTGCGCAGCTGAACGAGCTGAGGCTCAACTACCTGGGCAGGGACCACTTTGAAGTGCTTGTCGGGCACAGGTTTCCCCAGCTGCGGCTCCTCGAGGTCGATCTCCTGCCGCCGTTCTTCCTGTGCCCCCGATTGTTGCATCAGCTGGGACAGACTATGCCGTTGGCGTTGGGTAGTAATACATTTTAGGGGGTGTGCGAGTGGGTGTTCAATTGGTCAATAAAGTGGTCTGCAATCATTAAAATCAGGTGATATACGCATTGCATCTCTCTTACATTTTCAGTAAATTTTGACCATTTCCAAATACTTCGTGCCATCGGCAAGGGAAGCTTTGGCAAGGTAAGAGCATCCGCATGCACCCACATGGGTGCACCGGCATACTTATCGTGTGGGACTGAACAATCGAACATTCACAGGTGTGCATAGTGCAGAAGCGAGACAGCGGCATTCTGTATGCCATGAAATATGTGAGTCGCTCCGCCTGCGAGATGCGTGGAGCGCTGGGCGGTGTCATCAAGGAGGTTGAGCTGCTGTCCTCATTGGAGCATCCGTTTCTAGTCAATTTATGGTTCTCATTTCAGGGTAAgtgcacacaaacacaaacagaaacacaaaccCAGCCCAGACAGACCCGGCAAGCACCACCTTAAGTTCGAGTATGCAAATgaagctgccactgccactggcactgccacctTTGGCCGCTTAGCAGCTCCGTTCCTGAGTCTAACACAGCTCTTGGAGCCGTTGccgtttctgttgctgtggctgattggcaatcaaaatgcaaattaactCTGTACATTTCCTTTGAAGCCCGAGACTATGAcatttatactcgtatatcttTCATCCTTATggcacactcacactcacacccacatccacatccagacGAGGAGGACTTATTCATGGTATGCGACCTGTTGACTGGTGGCGATTTGAGATATCACTTACAGAACCGAGTAAGTCCGCACGCGACAACTCTTAGCCTTCAGACTCAGACTCTACTCCCTTTTCCGGCCCCATGCCTGTGCCCGTTCTGCTTTCAGGTTGAATTCTCCGAGCAGAGTGTGGCCTTATTAGTGTGCGAGCTTGGCAGTGCGCTGGAGTACCTGCAGACGCAGCGGGTGGTCCACAGGGACATCAAGCCAGACAATATTCTATTGGATGATGGCGGTGAGTATCCGGAGAACAGGACTCGCTCCGGTCGGACGGGAGACGCTTTTCATTTTCCGAGACAACATCCAGGCCATCCGCGTCTATAATTCATAATAATGACATGTTGGTCGTGCTCAAAAATGTATTGATTTCATTTGGAAAGTTCTGTACACATTACGGCCTCTGAAGCTTCTCTTGGGGTGGCACAAATTATTCATTTGCCACCCAGCCATACAGTGGGACATGGCGACCGACCGACCACAGTGACGAGCAACCAGCCAGGCGGGCTGAGAGTCTATTTAATGACATTCAGGTGATCCAATGATGTGTTCATATCCACGTACATATTGTGTGCTGATTCACACTGTCTATAGTGTTAGGGAAAGTATTTTGTTCCCAATCTAAGTGGAATTTCCAATCACGGAACGATATTCTAACACAGAAATAACACAGAAATATACGAGTCAGCCGcgggaaattgttttcttcattcAGGCTATAAAAATCCGCAATTTAGTAGATTTTGTCTTAAGTACAACTCCTGTTGCCAGTGCTCCACTCAATATTCTCGAATGCACTTCATTCACGAACATTGCCAAGAACATtcaataataattgttattgaATTGCA contains:
- the LOC26532050 gene encoding uncharacterized protein, producing the protein MELWRMDELCLVKILKCLALPDQLAMLQTFQRCRPLLGRIWRSQLTEIELNLLEVPLHKDDFDFLLTNGRAQLNELRLNYLGRDHFEVLVGHRFPQLRLLEVDLLPPFFLCPRLLHQLGQTMPLALGSNTF